A genome region from Streptomyces xanthophaeus includes the following:
- a CDS encoding YhjD/YihY/BrkB family envelope integrity protein, translated as MSTNLDADEGGRHDDDPGSAVRAARRCGPLMWSERKARWRTRSRELVAAAKRAQERAETRFPVITHVTERMIGVNIFDSATRLAAQCFLTAVPLLFVVASFAPEEVRDQLVSSVRTMFGLTGQASDQLGDVFDHSGEEDIRNAVGAVGAVIVLLSATAVSRAMQRLCKRAWQIPRGGTRIAIWRWFAWILAWMVLLIFQGPVRDGFGLGLWLGIPLTLLLQTLAWWWSQHLLLGGLIAWPPLLPGALLTAAAVTALSLGARVYMPIALNRSLATYGSTGSVFVILSWLIVLCVAVAIGITLGAALAQEPYLAGRLGSPVPGRIRQERD; from the coding sequence GTGTCCACCAACCTGGACGCAGACGAAGGAGGCCGCCATGACGACGACCCCGGATCCGCGGTCCGTGCCGCGCGGCGCTGCGGGCCGCTGATGTGGTCGGAGCGCAAGGCACGGTGGCGCACGCGCTCCCGGGAGCTGGTCGCGGCCGCCAAACGGGCGCAGGAGCGGGCCGAGACCCGGTTCCCCGTGATCACCCATGTCACGGAGCGCATGATCGGCGTGAACATCTTCGACTCCGCCACCCGGCTGGCCGCCCAGTGCTTCCTGACCGCCGTGCCCCTGCTCTTCGTCGTCGCCTCGTTCGCCCCTGAGGAGGTACGCGACCAGCTGGTCTCCTCCGTACGTACGATGTTCGGACTCACCGGTCAGGCGAGCGATCAGCTGGGCGACGTGTTCGACCACTCCGGCGAGGAGGACATCCGCAATGCCGTGGGAGCGGTCGGCGCCGTGATCGTGCTGCTGTCGGCGACCGCCGTGAGCCGTGCCATGCAGCGGCTGTGCAAGCGTGCCTGGCAGATCCCGCGGGGCGGGACGCGGATCGCGATCTGGCGCTGGTTCGCCTGGATCCTCGCCTGGATGGTCCTGCTGATCTTCCAGGGGCCGGTCCGTGACGGATTCGGACTCGGCCTGTGGCTCGGTATCCCCCTCACGCTCCTTCTCCAGACGCTGGCATGGTGGTGGAGCCAGCACCTGCTGCTGGGCGGGCTGATCGCGTGGCCCCCGCTGCTGCCCGGCGCGCTCCTCACCGCCGCCGCGGTGACCGCGCTGTCGCTGGGCGCGCGGGTCTACATGCCGATCGCCCTCAACCGGTCGCTCGCCACGTACGGGTCCACCGGCTCGGTGTTCGTCATCCTGTCGTGGCTGATCGTGCTGTGCGTGGCGGTCGCCATCGGCATCACCCTGGGCGCGGCCCTCGCGCAGGAGCCGTACCTGGCCGGGCGGCTGGGCAGCCCGGTGCCGGGCAGGATCCGGCAGGAGCGTGACTGA
- a CDS encoding GAP family protein yields the protein MVLDLMLIALAIALYPLPMMAFILVVSSPRGVWKGLAFLLAWLANLVAVIAIVLALTGGQPPAPRSPPGVAALALKLAIGVGLVVYGVRRYRRLKAKAARDTTPKPSHVDVGSVWAAAGLAVLIQPWGMVAAGATTVIEADTSHATTFIALLGFCLLASSGLLAAELYMVFAPEAAQDRLLRMRTWMEGHKDEAIVFVCLLLGLWLTGQSIYELTG from the coding sequence ATGGTCCTCGACCTCATGCTGATCGCGCTGGCCATCGCCCTCTACCCGCTGCCCATGATGGCGTTCATCCTCGTGGTGTCCTCGCCCAGAGGCGTGTGGAAGGGGCTGGCCTTCCTCCTGGCCTGGCTGGCCAACCTCGTCGCGGTGATCGCGATCGTGCTGGCGCTGACCGGCGGCCAGCCCCCGGCGCCCCGGTCCCCGCCCGGCGTGGCGGCGCTCGCACTCAAGCTGGCCATCGGGGTGGGACTGGTCGTCTACGGGGTACGCCGCTACCGCCGTCTGAAGGCGAAGGCCGCCCGGGACACCACCCCGAAGCCCTCCCACGTGGACGTCGGCTCGGTGTGGGCCGCGGCGGGCCTGGCCGTGCTGATCCAGCCGTGGGGCATGGTCGCGGCGGGTGCCACGACCGTGATCGAGGCCGACACCTCGCACGCGACCACGTTCATCGCCCTGCTCGGCTTCTGCCTGCTGGCCAGCTCAGGCCTGCTGGCCGCGGAGCTGTACATGGTCTTCGCACCGGAGGCCGCCCAGGACCGGCTGCTGCGGATGCGCACGTGGATGGAGGGGCACAAGGACGAGGCCATCGTGTTCGTCTGCCTGCTGCTCGGCCTGTGGCTGACCGGGCAGAGCATCTACGAGCTGACGGGCTGA
- a CDS encoding DUF6325 family protein, with the protein MSSETEPRADFGDIDELGPVDYIVVEFPGNRMTGEGFPILVDLVDRGVIRIFDFAFIRKEEDGTVTALELQDLGGGEVDLTVFEGASSGLLDGGDIQEAAAALEPGSSAGVIVYENTWAAPFARALRRGGAQLVAAGRIPVQALLASLDALEEPPAGE; encoded by the coding sequence ATGAGCAGCGAGACCGAGCCGCGAGCCGATTTCGGCGACATCGACGAACTCGGCCCGGTCGACTACATCGTGGTCGAGTTCCCGGGCAACCGGATGACCGGCGAGGGGTTCCCGATCCTCGTCGACCTCGTCGACCGGGGCGTCATCCGCATCTTCGACTTCGCCTTCATCCGCAAGGAGGAGGACGGCACGGTGACCGCGCTGGAGCTCCAGGACCTCGGGGGCGGCGAGGTCGACCTCACCGTGTTCGAGGGCGCTTCGTCCGGCCTGCTCGACGGCGGCGACATCCAGGAGGCGGCCGCCGCCCTGGAACCCGGGAGCTCGGCCGGGGTCATCGTGTACGAGAACACCTGGGCGGCGCCTTTCGCCCGTGCCCTGCGACGCGGCGGAGCGCAGCTCGTGGCCGCCGGAAGGATTCCCGTGCAGGCCCTGCTGGCGTCGCTGGACGCCCTGGAGGAACCGCCCGCCGGAGAGTGA
- a CDS encoding SHOCT domain-containing protein, giving the protein MPGLLRGVARTAVIAGTATAVSNRVSRRQGGRWAQQDAQQQAQQEAQQQAAAPPPPPPPPPAAAPADDMTTKIEQLKQLSTLKEQGVLTETEFAEQKRRLLG; this is encoded by the coding sequence ATGCCCGGACTCCTTCGCGGGGTCGCCCGCACCGCCGTCATCGCGGGCACCGCCACCGCGGTGTCCAACCGTGTGTCCCGCCGCCAGGGCGGCCGATGGGCGCAGCAGGACGCCCAGCAGCAGGCACAGCAGGAAGCCCAGCAGCAGGCGGCGGCACCCCCGCCCCCGCCCCCGCCTCCGCCCGCCGCGGCACCGGCCGACGACATGACCACCAAGATCGAACAGCTGAAGCAGCTCAGCACCCTCAAGGAACAGGGCGTGCTGACCGAGACGGAATTCGCCGAGCAGAAGCGCCGACTGCTGGGCTAG